The following DNA comes from Myxococcales bacterium.
GGCAAACCGGACCTTCGACCGTGGCAGCCCGTGCCTCCTTCAGGCTCGGCCAAACCCTAGAGGTGTGTGGTGGTCTCGTTGCCGACCTTGCTGCTAGCGGTGCTCTCAATCTGGGTCGCGACCGATCCGGGTTCGCTTCCAACACACTGGCCCGGAGCCAACGCTCCGCCGCCCAGCCCGAAGTGGATCCGCGTTCCGGCTGGCGAGTTTCGAACTCTCTTTTCGGCGGGGCCCGACGAACGAGCGGTCCGGGTCGGAGAGGTCTGGTTCGCGAAGCTACCGACGACCAACGCCGATTTCCTCTGGTTCGTGCGCACCCATCCGGAGTGGCGCAGAGGCAACGTGTCGGGTCTGTTTGCCGATTACCCTTACCTCGAGCATTGGGCCGGCCCCACCACACTCGGTGCGGTCGCGCCCGCGCAGCCGGTGACGAACGTGAGCTGGTTCGCGGCCAAAGCTTACTGCCAAGCGCTCGGCGCACGCCTCCCGACCGAAGTCGAGTGGCAGCGCGTCGCGGCCGCGAGTCCCAGCGCGCCGGACGGGCGGGGCGATCCGGCGTGGTCCAAGCAGAGCCTAGAGTGGTACTCGACCCCTTCCCACGGTCCGACGCGCTCCGTCGGACAATCAAGAGCCAACTTCTTTGGGGTGCAAGACCTGCAAGGGCTGGTGTGGGAATGGGTATTGGACTTCAGCTCGATCTTGGTGACCAGCGACAGCCGCAACCCCGGCAGCGCCAACAACCTCACGTTCTGCGGCGCAGGCGCCCAGAGCGCCCGCGACCCGGCGGACTACGCGAGTTTCATGCGCTCGGCGTTCTTGAGCTCGCTGCGTGCCAACCGAGTCACTCGACATCTGGGATTTCGCTGCGCGCGGGACGTTGGAAAGGAAACGCCGTGAGCTTCAGCCGGAAATCGTTGCTCCTGGCCCTGGCGCTCGTGGGTTGCCAGCGTGCCTCGCCGCCGAATGGGTCCACGACCGAGCCGGCCAGTCCCGGCGATTCGGCGTCCGCTTCAGCGGACGAGCAGCCGCTCAGCGACGCGAGCCTGTACGACCTTCACATGAAGCTCGTGGACCAGGACGGAAATCACGTCGGCCTCGACACGTTCGCCGGGCATCCCGTCGTCGTGAGCATGTTCTACGGGAGCTGTCCCTACGCTTGCCCGACACTGATCCGGGACGTGAAGCGCATCATCGACGCACTACCCCCTCGAGACAGGGGTCGGGTGAGAGTGCTTCTCGTGAGCTTCGATCCCAGTCGCGACACGGTTGCGGAGTTGAAGCAGCTTGCCGAACGCCACCGGGTCGAACCAGGCGTTTGGCGCCTGGCTCGCACCTCGGACGACGAAGTCCGAGACCTCGCCGCCGTGCTTGGGATCAAGTACAAGAAGCTCCCGGACGGTGAGTTCAACCACCAGAGCGTCATCACCGTGCTAGACGCCGGCGGAGTTCCGCGTTTTCGGCAAGACGGCCTGGGTGACCCTCCCGATCACGCCGCCCGAGCGCTCGGCGCGCTGGCAAGCCGACCGCCGAGCGCGATCTAGCTAGCGAGCGCTGTGGCGAAGCCCGATTCCCCACGAGCTTCGCGCGTACAGGCAGCGGACGACGGCGTCGGTTGGGTCGACGGGCCCGCGTTGCAAAGTGGTACCCCGGTGGGCGGAGAGTACCCGGGCCCCGACATCGTCGGGTGCGAGTGGAACTATGCCAACAACTTCTGCTGCCCCGCGGGCTGCACTCGGTACGCCGGTTACGACGGCGCATGTGGGCAGTACGGGTTGGGTGCGGTGGGACGCGCTTGCACGCTCGGCGCTCCGCTGCCCGCGGGCTGCCAGCCGCCTCACTACGCGACGAGCTCGTACGTTCCGGTTTGCTGTCCGAGCTGACCGCCGCCGAACGCGGCCTCGGGTGCTCGGCTGGTCCTGGCCCGTCAGTCTTCCCATTGCCCATCTGGCGCACGTCGACTACCCGTCGACCTATGTTGCTCCTGGACGAGCTCAGCTGTTTACCGCTGCGGCAAGGCGTTGTGTGGGCTGTCAGTATCTTCGTTTGTTTCTCGGCGTGTCGTACTCGGCCGCCGGCACAGACGGAGCCGGGCCCCGTGCCCATCCCCACGGCCTCCGCCGCGGCGACCGCGCAGGCCGATGGCCCACGAACCCACACGACACCCAAGGCCATCGCCTGCGGGGCCAAGACCTGTGAGCTCGGGGCGGAGGTCTGTTGCGCCGACGCCCAAGGCAACGGTCTGCGTTGCGCGCGGCGCCCGAAGGAGGACACCCAGAACCCCTGCGCCGAGAACGAGCTGGAGAAGATGTGCGACGAAAATGCAGACTGCGGCGCGGGTTCGTTGTGCTGCTTGGGCTGGGCCTGCAGCGGAGGATGCCCGCCCCGCTACGAATGTGAAAAGAGCCGCTGCAGTGCCGAGGTCGGCGAGATCTGC
Coding sequences within:
- a CDS encoding formylglycine-generating enzyme family protein is translated as MVSLPTLLLAVLSIWVATDPGSLPTHWPGANAPPPSPKWIRVPAGEFRTLFSAGPDERAVRVGEVWFAKLPTTNADFLWFVRTHPEWRRGNVSGLFADYPYLEHWAGPTTLGAVAPAQPVTNVSWFAAKAYCQALGARLPTEVEWQRVAAASPSAPDGRGDPAWSKQSLEWYSTPSHGPTRSVGQSRANFFGVQDLQGLVWEWVLDFSSILVTSDSRNPGSANNLTFCGAGAQSARDPADYASFMRSAFLSSLRANRVTRHLGFRCARDVGKETP
- a CDS encoding SCO family protein; translated protein: MSFSRKSLLLALALVGCQRASPPNGSTTEPASPGDSASASADEQPLSDASLYDLHMKLVDQDGNHVGLDTFAGHPVVVSMFYGSCPYACPTLIRDVKRIIDALPPRDRGRVRVLLVSFDPSRDTVAELKQLAERHRVEPGVWRLARTSDDEVRDLAAVLGIKYKKLPDGEFNHQSVITVLDAGGVPRFRQDGLGDPPDHAARALGALASRPPSAI